Proteins from one Paraburkholderia sp. BL10I2N1 genomic window:
- the rdgB gene encoding RdgB/HAM1 family non-canonical purine NTP pyrophosphatase — MTDRNNIDGERRTIASALRQVVLASNNAGKLREFAALFETVGIELIPQGRFKVPEAEEPHPTFVENALAKARHAARLTGLPALADDSGLCVVALRGAPGVYSARYAQLAGGEKSDAANNARLVAELRSHHDRRAYYFCVLTLVRHADDPEPLIAEGRWHGEVLDAPRGTNGFGYDPYFLVPALNATAAELDPAVKNAKSHRAIALRHLLARLSEAA, encoded by the coding sequence GTGACTGATCGCAACAACATCGACGGTGAGCGCCGGACGATCGCGTCGGCGCTTCGCCAGGTCGTGCTCGCGTCGAACAACGCGGGCAAGCTGCGCGAGTTCGCGGCGCTCTTCGAAACCGTCGGGATCGAGCTGATTCCGCAGGGCCGTTTCAAAGTGCCCGAAGCCGAAGAACCGCATCCGACCTTCGTCGAAAACGCGCTCGCGAAGGCGCGTCATGCGGCAAGGCTCACCGGGCTGCCGGCGCTTGCCGATGACTCCGGCCTGTGCGTCGTCGCGTTGCGTGGCGCGCCGGGAGTTTATTCGGCGCGTTACGCGCAACTGGCCGGCGGCGAGAAAAGCGACGCCGCCAACAACGCGCGCCTCGTTGCTGAACTCAGGTCTCACCATGATCGCCGGGCGTACTACTTCTGCGTGCTCACACTCGTGCGGCATGCCGACGACCCCGAACCGCTGATCGCGGAAGGCCGCTGGCACGGCGAAGTGCTCGATGCGCCGCGCGGTACGAACGGCTTCGGCTACGACCCGTACTTCCTTGTGCCGGCGCTGAATGCGACCGCCGCCGAACTCGATCCCGCCGTGAAGAACGCCAAGAGCCATCGC
- the rph gene encoding ribonuclease PH — protein MNDTSQRPSGRRADQLRDVRITRHYTKHAEGSVLIEFGDTKVICTTSIAEQVPAFLRDRGQGWLTAEYGMLPRATHTRSDREAARGKQTGRTQEIQRLIGRALRSVFDLERLGARTLHIDCDVIQADGGTRTASITGAFVAAHDAVAKLLATGRIEKSPITDYVAAISVGVFNGLPVLDLDYDEDSQCDTDMNVVMTGAGGFVEIQGTAEGVPFSRNETNALLDLAQAGIETLIAKQKEALELKGD, from the coding sequence ATGAACGACACCTCCCAACGTCCCAGCGGCCGCCGCGCCGACCAGCTGCGCGACGTGCGCATCACGCGTCATTACACGAAGCATGCAGAAGGCTCCGTGCTCATCGAATTCGGCGACACGAAAGTAATCTGCACGACCAGCATTGCCGAACAGGTTCCGGCCTTCCTGCGCGATCGCGGTCAGGGTTGGCTGACGGCCGAATACGGCATGCTGCCGCGCGCGACGCACACCCGCAGCGACCGCGAAGCCGCTCGCGGCAAGCAGACGGGCCGCACGCAGGAAATCCAGCGTCTGATCGGCCGCGCGTTACGCTCGGTGTTCGATCTGGAGCGCCTCGGCGCACGCACGCTGCACATCGATTGCGACGTGATCCAGGCCGATGGCGGCACGCGCACGGCGAGCATCACGGGCGCCTTCGTCGCGGCGCACGATGCGGTGGCGAAGCTGCTTGCCACCGGTCGCATCGAAAAATCGCCGATCACCGACTATGTTGCGGCGATCTCGGTTGGGGTGTTCAACGGTCTGCCGGTGCTCGATCTCGATTACGACGAAGACTCGCAATGCGACACCGACATGAACGTCGTGATGACGGGCGCAGGCGGCTTCGTCGAAATTCAGGGTACGGCCGAGGGCGTGCCGTTCTCGCGCAACGAGACGAACGCGCTGCTCGATCTGGCGCAAGCCGGCATCGAAACGCTGATCGCGAAACAGAAGGAAGCACTGGAGTTGAAGGGTGACTGA
- a CDS encoding YicC/YloC family endoribonuclease, which produces MIYSMTGYASATRELAAASGTGGVSVSVELRTVNSRFLDLNFRMPEDVRVCEPTLREMLMNKLSRGKVDIRINLQRSEQSANAGAVSRDTLDQLALLERAVLGVFPEAGRLRTGEILRWPGVLAESSVAPEVLRDAVLACGKQAITDLIDVRAREGAQLATMLIANVTEMEAIVAKITPLVPELITKHQQKIVERLQEALGIAVQDTTATSISREEIAERIRQEVTMYGIRIDIAEELSRLTAHLNETRHVIEKGGKVGKRLDFMMQELNREANTLGSKAAAKELADSSMTLKLLIEQMREQVQNLE; this is translated from the coding sequence ATGATCTACAGCATGACTGGCTATGCGAGCGCCACGCGCGAACTCGCAGCCGCCTCAGGTACTGGCGGCGTAAGCGTGTCGGTCGAACTGCGCACGGTGAACTCGCGCTTCCTCGACCTCAATTTCCGCATGCCCGAGGACGTGCGCGTCTGCGAACCGACGCTGCGCGAGATGCTGATGAACAAGCTGTCGCGCGGCAAGGTCGATATCCGTATCAACCTGCAGCGCAGCGAACAGTCGGCAAACGCCGGCGCGGTCAGTCGCGACACGCTGGACCAGCTCGCGTTGCTCGAGCGCGCGGTGCTCGGCGTGTTTCCCGAAGCCGGCCGTCTGCGGACTGGTGAAATCCTGCGCTGGCCCGGCGTGCTGGCCGAAAGCTCCGTGGCGCCGGAAGTGCTGCGCGATGCGGTGCTCGCGTGCGGCAAGCAGGCGATCACGGATCTGATCGACGTGCGTGCCCGCGAAGGCGCGCAACTCGCGACGATGCTGATCGCGAACGTCACTGAAATGGAGGCGATTGTCGCGAAGATCACGCCACTCGTGCCGGAACTGATCACGAAGCATCAGCAGAAGATTGTCGAGCGTTTGCAGGAAGCGCTCGGTATTGCGGTGCAGGATACGACGGCCACCAGCATTTCGCGCGAAGAGATCGCGGAACGTATCCGTCAGGAAGTGACGATGTACGGTATCCGTATCGATATCGCCGAAGAGCTGTCGCGTCTGACCGCCCATCTGAACGAAACGCGGCATGTGATCGAGAAGGGCGGCAAGGTCGGCAAACGGCTCGACTTCATGATGCAGGAGCTGAACCGCGAAGCCAACACGCTCGGCTCGAAGGCGGCCGCGAAGGAACTGGCGGATTCGTCGATGACCCTGAAGCTGCTCATCGAGCAAATGCGCGAGCAAGTACAAAACCTGGAGTAA
- the gmk gene encoding guanylate kinase, with translation MTGQTREGHAPRNPYSGAYPGNLFMVVAPSGAGKSTLVNALLAKDPAIRLSISYTTRPPRPKEQDGQHYHFTTVDDFLTRHAQGEFLESAEVHGNYYATSRLWIEEQMKAGHDVLLEIDWQGAQQVKKQFHNAVEIFILPPSLDALEERLKKRGQDEPNVITRRLLAAGSEMAHAAEAEYVVINENFDRALADLQCLVAATRSRFASQYARHTDLFVQLGIHLPHAS, from the coding sequence ATGACCGGCCAGACACGCGAAGGCCACGCGCCACGCAACCCTTATTCCGGAGCTTATCCGGGCAACCTGTTCATGGTCGTCGCGCCATCGGGCGCGGGCAAGTCGACGCTCGTGAACGCACTGCTTGCGAAAGACCCGGCAATCCGTCTGTCGATCTCGTACACGACGCGCCCGCCGCGGCCGAAGGAACAGGATGGTCAGCACTATCATTTCACGACCGTCGACGATTTCCTCACCCGCCACGCGCAAGGCGAGTTTCTCGAAAGCGCGGAAGTGCATGGCAACTACTATGCGACTTCGCGCCTGTGGATCGAAGAGCAGATGAAGGCAGGCCACGACGTGCTGCTCGAAATCGACTGGCAGGGCGCGCAGCAGGTGAAGAAGCAGTTCCACAATGCCGTGGAAATCTTCATCCTGCCGCCATCGCTCGATGCGCTCGAAGAGCGTCTGAAGAAGCGCGGCCAGGACGAGCCGAACGTGATTACGCGACGCCTGCTGGCAGCCGGCAGCGAGATGGCGCACGCAGCCGAAGCCGAGTATGTGGTGATCAACGAGAACTTCGATCGCGCACTGGCCGATTTGCAATGTCTCGTCGCCGCGACGCGCTCGCGCTTCGCTTCGCAGTACGCCCGGCACACGGATCTTTTCGTGCAGCTTGGCATCCATCTGCCGCACGCCAGCTGA
- the rpoZ gene encoding DNA-directed RNA polymerase subunit omega has protein sequence MARITVEDCLKQIPNRFELALAATYRARQLAQGHTPKIESRDKPTVVALREIAAGQVGVEMLKKVPV, from the coding sequence ATGGCCCGCATTACCGTCGAAGACTGTCTGAAACAGATCCCGAATCGTTTCGAACTGGCGCTTGCCGCAACCTATCGCGCGCGTCAGCTCGCACAAGGTCATACGCCGAAGATCGAAAGCCGCGACAAGCCCACCGTCGTCGCGCTGCGTGAAATCGCGGCCGGCCAGGTCGGCGTCGAAATGCTGAAGAAGGTGCCTGTCTAA
- a CDS encoding bifunctional (p)ppGpp synthetase/guanosine-3',5'-bis(diphosphate) 3'-pyrophosphohydrolase — translation MSTTPSPATSDVEHDAQDSDSPSSARKYIDAVLEQSFRHLFGPTATPEQPRRHDVVSIAKLTSALAEYLAPEEIKDVKAAFHFGDEAHLGQYRQSGEPYITHPVAVAEICASWMLDAQSIMAALLHDVMEDQGVTKAELAERFGAKVAELVDGLSKLDKMEFRNREEAQAENFRKMLLAMARDVRVILVKLADRLHNMRTLGAVPSEKRRRVARETLDIYAPIAHRLGLNNTYRELQDLSFANFNPHRYATLEKAVKAARGNRREVVGKILESVQRAIADAKIDAEVTGREKTIFSIYKKMRDKQLSFSQVLDVYGFRVVVDSALECYTCIGALHALYKPVPGKFKDYIAIPKVNGYQSLHTTLVGPFGAPIEFQVRTRKMHEIAEAGVAAHWLYKNGGADLNDVQKRAHQWLKSLLDIQSEAGDSSEFLEHVKIDLFPDAVYVFTPKSKIMALPRGATALDFAYSIHSDLGNQCVAVKINNELLPLRTELKSGDIVEVITAPYSKPNPAWLGFVRTGKARSAIRHYLKTMRLNESVQLGERLVDQALKGYSLALSDVTPEVWEKLVLWTGNKNRQEIFADIGLGRRVAAVMAKRIEVLMSGRDADDDSPRPESTSHAPPVVITGTEGMSVQLSACCRPIPGDDIMGYIGIGLGMAIHTTDCRVAQRIHRRDPGRWIDVAWAPQPGRLFDVAVKVLVKNTKGVFARVAADITSADANIVHIAMDEDLSQESTVLRFVIQVSDRLHLANVMRRVRTNPDVMRIARERPSEEGHHRHEGGMRIDRERADY, via the coding sequence ATGAGCACTACCCCGTCGCCTGCCACTTCGGACGTGGAACACGACGCGCAGGATAGCGATTCGCCTTCGTCTGCACGCAAGTACATCGACGCGGTTCTCGAACAGTCGTTTCGTCATCTGTTCGGGCCGACCGCCACGCCGGAGCAGCCGCGCCGGCATGACGTCGTTTCGATCGCGAAGCTGACGTCCGCGCTTGCCGAATACCTCGCGCCGGAAGAGATCAAGGACGTCAAGGCGGCCTTTCATTTCGGCGACGAGGCTCATCTCGGCCAGTATCGCCAGAGCGGCGAACCTTACATCACCCATCCTGTCGCCGTCGCGGAAATCTGCGCCAGCTGGATGCTCGACGCCCAGTCGATCATGGCGGCGCTGCTGCATGACGTGATGGAAGACCAGGGCGTGACCAAGGCGGAACTCGCCGAGCGCTTCGGCGCCAAGGTTGCGGAACTGGTCGATGGGTTGTCGAAACTCGACAAGATGGAGTTTCGTAACCGCGAGGAGGCGCAGGCGGAAAATTTCCGCAAGATGCTGCTCGCGATGGCGCGCGACGTGCGCGTGATTCTGGTGAAGCTCGCGGACCGGTTGCACAACATGCGCACGCTGGGCGCGGTGCCGTCGGAAAAGCGCCGCCGCGTGGCGCGCGAGACGCTGGATATCTACGCGCCGATCGCGCACCGGCTCGGTCTGAACAATACCTATCGCGAGCTGCAGGACCTGAGCTTCGCGAACTTCAATCCGCATCGGTACGCGACGCTCGAAAAGGCCGTGAAGGCCGCGCGCGGCAACCGGCGCGAAGTGGTCGGCAAGATTCTGGAATCGGTGCAGCGGGCAATTGCCGACGCGAAGATCGACGCCGAAGTCACCGGCCGCGAAAAAACCATCTTCAGCATCTACAAGAAGATGCGCGACAAGCAGCTGTCGTTCTCTCAGGTGCTCGACGTGTATGGCTTCCGTGTCGTCGTCGATAGCGCGCTGGAGTGCTACACCTGCATTGGCGCGCTGCATGCGCTCTACAAGCCCGTGCCGGGCAAGTTCAAGGATTACATCGCGATTCCGAAGGTCAACGGCTATCAGTCGTTGCACACTACGCTAGTGGGCCCGTTTGGCGCGCCGATCGAGTTCCAGGTGCGCACGCGCAAGATGCACGAGATCGCGGAAGCGGGCGTTGCCGCGCACTGGCTGTACAAGAACGGTGGCGCGGATCTGAACGATGTACAAAAGCGCGCGCACCAGTGGCTGAAGTCGCTGCTCGACATCCAGAGCGAAGCGGGCGATTCCAGCGAATTCCTCGAACACGTGAAGATCGATCTGTTCCCGGATGCGGTGTACGTGTTCACGCCGAAGTCGAAGATCATGGCGCTGCCGCGCGGCGCGACTGCACTCGACTTCGCGTATTCGATCCACAGCGACCTGGGCAACCAGTGCGTCGCGGTGAAGATCAACAATGAACTGTTGCCGCTGCGCACCGAACTGAAGAGTGGCGACATCGTCGAAGTGATCACCGCGCCGTATTCGAAGCCGAATCCGGCGTGGCTCGGTTTTGTGCGGACCGGCAAGGCACGCTCGGCGATCCGTCACTATCTGAAGACGATGCGGCTCAATGAGTCGGTGCAACTCGGCGAGCGGCTCGTCGATCAGGCGCTGAAGGGCTACAGCCTTGCGCTGTCGGATGTGACCCCCGAGGTCTGGGAGAAACTGGTTCTGTGGACGGGCAACAAGAACCGTCAGGAAATTTTCGCGGATATCGGCCTCGGCCGGCGTGTCGCTGCGGTGATGGCCAAGCGCATCGAAGTGCTGATGAGCGGCCGCGACGCCGATGATGACAGTCCGCGCCCGGAATCCACGTCGCATGCGCCGCCTGTCGTGATCACGGGCACCGAGGGCATGTCGGTGCAACTGTCTGCCTGCTGCCGTCCGATTCCGGGCGACGACATCATGGGCTACATCGGCATCGGCCTCGGCATGGCGATTCACACGACCGATTGCCGCGTCGCGCAACGCATCCATCGCCGCGATCCGGGCCGCTGGATCGACGTCGCGTGGGCGCCGCAGCCGGGTCGCCTGTTCGATGTCGCGGTGAAGGTACTGGTGAAGAACACGAAAGGCGTGTTCGCTCGCGTCGCCGCGGACATCACCTCCGCCGACGCCAATATCGTCCACATCGCGATGGACGAGGACCTGTCGCAGGAATCGACGGTGCTCCGCTTCGTGATCCAGGTCAGTGATCGTCTGCATCTCGCCAACGTCATGCGCCGGGTACGCACGAATCCGGACGTGATGCGCATCGCACGCGAACGGCCGAGCGAGGAAGGTCACCATCGTCACGAGGGCGGCATGCGGATCGATCGGGAGCGTGCCGACTACTGA
- a CDS encoding phage protein NinX family protein, which yields MNVADLTGVALDYWVARSLHDFVREIHFTDSGRTVAIRGSDRGRPWDGRFTPSTSWEAAAVVLERAQRLELSERVHPGVVHCVAAFEGGHRTVEGRGESLRTALLRAFVASRFGDAVPDVLRQSQSLVGTRAEPIGEQRASTSFEDPPSPDGRIGDIQSAPR from the coding sequence ATGAACGTAGCTGATCTGACCGGCGTTGCACTCGACTACTGGGTGGCCCGTAGCCTGCATGACTTCGTGCGTGAAATCCACTTTACCGACAGCGGCCGGACAGTCGCGATCCGCGGCAGCGACCGAGGGCGTCCATGGGACGGCCGTTTTACGCCTTCGACGTCGTGGGAAGCTGCGGCGGTCGTGCTGGAGCGGGCGCAGCGACTGGAGCTAAGCGAACGCGTACACCCAGGCGTGGTGCATTGCGTTGCTGCCTTCGAGGGAGGGCATCGGACGGTGGAAGGGCGTGGCGAGTCGTTGAGAACTGCCTTGCTGCGGGCGTTTGTAGCGAGTCGCTTCGGCGACGCCGTTCCGGACGTGCTGCGCCAGTCGCAATCGCTGGTTGGCACGCGGGCAGAGCCGATTGGTGAGCAGAGAGCGTCAACTTCGTTCGAAGACCCGCCGTCGCCCGATGGCCGGATCGGCGATATTCAGTCTGCGCCGCGCTGA
- the greB gene encoding transcription elongation factor GreB encodes MNKAFVKESTEDQDDDLDFAQPEIPAGTKNYITHAGYRRLRDELLHLIDEERPEVVKLVSWAASNGDRSENGDYIYGKRRLREIDRRIRFLTKRLDLAEVVDSSKQENVDQVFFGATVDYATQDGEVHTVTIVGVDEVDLDRGHVSWISPVARALLKARIGDQVTLHTPAGAEPIDVLDVRYPPAEAAA; translated from the coding sequence ATGAACAAAGCTTTTGTCAAAGAATCGACCGAGGATCAGGACGACGATCTCGACTTCGCACAGCCCGAGATACCTGCGGGCACCAAGAACTACATTACACACGCTGGCTACCGGCGTCTGCGTGACGAACTGCTGCATCTGATCGACGAGGAGCGGCCGGAGGTGGTGAAGCTGGTGTCATGGGCTGCATCGAACGGCGACCGCTCGGAAAACGGCGATTACATCTATGGCAAACGGCGTCTGCGCGAAATAGACCGGCGCATCCGTTTTCTGACGAAGCGACTCGATCTGGCAGAGGTCGTGGACAGCAGCAAGCAGGAGAATGTCGATCAGGTATTCTTCGGCGCGACCGTGGACTACGCGACGCAGGATGGCGAAGTGCATACCGTGACAATCGTCGGCGTAGACGAGGTTGACCTGGATCGCGGTCATGTGAGCTGGATCTCGCCAGTAGCGCGGGCTTTGCTGAAGGCGCGGATCGGAGATCAGGTGACGCTGCACACGCCGGCTGGCGCGGAACCGATCGACGTACTCGACGTGCGGTATCCGCCTGCGGAGGCCGCAGCGTAA
- a CDS encoding porin, translated as MKKTLMVAALSGVFATAAHAQSSVTLYGLIDAGITYTNNQGGHGANWQMTSGSVNGSRFGLRGAEDLGGGLKAIFTLENGFGINDGTLKQNSRLFGRQAFVGLASNDFGAVTLGRQYDSMVDYVGPLALTGTQYGGTQFAHPFDNDNLNNSFRVNNSVKYQSVNYAGFKFGGMYGFSNDAGSFANNRAYSAGASYTWGGLNFAAAYLQLNGGGSTNTSGAVSGDATFAANRQQTWGAGVNYAFGPATAGFVYTQTNLNGLTGINPSASGRASLSALPSNSARFQNFEVNGRYALTPALSVAAAYTYTRASLEGVRPNYNQFNLQTAYALSKRTDVYLQGVYQRVNEGSGIDANINGLGSSAASSTNNQVAVTAGLRHRF; from the coding sequence ATGAAAAAGACACTCATGGTCGCGGCCCTGTCGGGCGTTTTTGCTACGGCTGCTCACGCGCAAAGCAGCGTCACGCTGTACGGCCTGATCGACGCCGGCATCACCTACACGAACAATCAGGGCGGCCACGGCGCCAACTGGCAAATGACGAGCGGCTCGGTGAACGGCAGCCGTTTCGGCCTGCGTGGCGCTGAAGATCTCGGCGGCGGTCTGAAGGCTATCTTCACGTTGGAAAACGGCTTCGGCATCAACGACGGCACACTGAAGCAAAACAGCCGCCTGTTCGGCCGTCAGGCATTCGTTGGCCTGGCAAGCAATGACTTCGGTGCGGTTACGCTCGGCCGTCAATACGACAGCATGGTTGACTACGTCGGTCCGCTGGCACTGACCGGCACGCAATACGGCGGCACGCAGTTCGCGCACCCGTTCGATAACGACAACCTGAACAACTCGTTCCGCGTCAACAATTCGGTCAAGTACCAAAGCGTGAACTACGCCGGCTTCAAGTTCGGCGGCATGTACGGCTTCTCGAACGACGCAGGTAGCTTCGCGAACAACCGCGCATACAGCGCCGGTGCTTCGTACACGTGGGGCGGCCTGAACTTCGCAGCGGCATACCTGCAACTGAACGGCGGCGGTTCGACGAACACGTCGGGCGCAGTGTCGGGCGACGCCACGTTCGCGGCTAACCGTCAACAGACGTGGGGCGCTGGCGTGAACTACGCATTTGGTCCGGCAACGGCTGGCTTCGTGTACACGCAAACCAACCTGAACGGCCTGACGGGCATCAACCCGTCGGCTAGCGGCCGTGCATCGCTCAGCGCCCTGCCGAGCAACAGCGCCCGCTTCCAGAACTTTGAAGTCAATGGCCGCTACGCCCTGACGCCGGCCCTGAGCGTGGCTGCTGCGTATACGTACACGCGCGCAAGCCTGGAAGGTGTCCGTCCGAACTACAACCAGTTCAACCTGCAAACCGCCTACGCGCTGTCGAAGCGCACGGACGTGTACCTGCAAGGCGTCTACCAGCGCGTGAACGAAGGTTCGGGCATCGATGCAAACATCAACGGTCTGGGTTCGAGCGCTGCTTCGTCGACGAACAACCAGGTTGCTGTGACGGCCGGTCTGCGTCACCGCTTCTAA
- a CDS encoding cold-shock protein: protein METGIVKWFNDAKGFGFITSDTGGEDLFAHFSEIRAEGFKSLKENQRVSFEVKAGPKGKQAANIRPL from the coding sequence ATGGAAACCGGTATCGTCAAATGGTTCAACGATGCTAAAGGCTTTGGCTTCATTACGTCGGATACGGGCGGCGAAGATCTGTTCGCGCATTTCTCGGAAATTCGCGCGGAAGGCTTCAAGTCGTTGAAGGAAAATCAGCGCGTATCGTTTGAGGTGAAAGCGGGTCCGAAGGGCAAGCAGGCGGCAAATATCCGTCCGCTGTAA
- a CDS encoding chorismate mutase, translating into MTSAGALCAAAIATVLAVNPLPASADGDDTALTNLIALASQRLALAEPVARYKWANHQDVTDTPRENALLADVAKRASALDVDPAFARAFFQDQIDASKEVQNALFEAWRNGQPPTGAAPDLATSTRPQLDRLTQAMVAGLARVQPLRTAADCPSRVAQGIANWKSLTRYDAAHSSALTHALGHVCESGGVGATG; encoded by the coding sequence ATGACTAGCGCTGGCGCGCTATGCGCCGCGGCGATTGCGACTGTGCTTGCCGTCAATCCGCTTCCCGCATCCGCCGACGGTGACGATACCGCCCTCACCAACCTCATCGCACTTGCCTCGCAGCGTCTCGCACTGGCTGAGCCTGTCGCCCGCTATAAGTGGGCGAATCACCAGGACGTTACCGACACGCCGCGCGAAAACGCCCTGCTTGCCGACGTAGCAAAACGCGCGAGCGCGCTCGATGTCGACCCGGCATTCGCACGAGCGTTCTTTCAGGATCAGATCGATGCGAGCAAGGAGGTGCAAAACGCGCTGTTCGAAGCGTGGCGCAACGGCCAGCCGCCCACGGGCGCAGCACCCGATCTGGCCACGAGTACTCGACCTCAGCTTGACCGTTTGACGCAGGCGATGGTGGCCGGACTCGCGCGCGTGCAGCCATTGCGCACCGCAGCGGATTGCCCGTCGCGGGTGGCGCAGGGTATCGCGAACTGGAAATCGTTGACCCGCTACGACGCCGCACATTCGAGCGCGCTCACGCACGCGCTCGGCCACGTCTGCGAATCGGGTGGAGTAGGCGCGACCGGTTAA
- a CDS encoding aldo/keto reductase codes for MTMNRYTLLGRSGLRISPISLGTMTFGTEWGWGADEKTAQRLFDLYMDAGGNFIDTADLYTDGTSEKWVGKFAAARGLRDRLVIATKYSYNAESGNPNAGGNHRKNLIRALDGSLKRLGTDYIDLYYLHTWDRVTPVDEVMRAMDDAVRAGKIRYVGLSDTPAWFAGRAQTLADWRGFEPVAAMQLEYSMIERNAENEFADLAANLGMGLVPWSPLGMGVLSGKYRPSQGNLAGNVSGSGRLASLASAPPPGFDKLTGRNFSIVAELEAVANEAGRPMAQVALNWLHQKRGVSSIIVGATKPEQLQESLGSLDFTLAPEFVARLDAVSEPARPFPYYMFADGHQARIHGQVEVTGKPASYDRPVRVPAPAPAPAEARTDETR; via the coding sequence ATGACGATGAACCGCTATACCCTGCTCGGCCGCTCAGGCCTGCGCATAAGCCCGATCTCGCTCGGCACGATGACCTTCGGCACCGAATGGGGTTGGGGCGCGGACGAAAAGACCGCCCAGCGCCTGTTCGATCTCTACATGGACGCGGGCGGCAATTTCATCGATACCGCCGACCTCTACACCGACGGCACGAGCGAGAAGTGGGTTGGAAAGTTCGCCGCGGCGCGCGGCTTGCGCGACCGTCTGGTGATCGCCACCAAGTACAGCTACAACGCCGAAAGCGGCAACCCGAACGCGGGTGGCAATCACCGCAAAAACCTGATCCGCGCGCTCGACGGCTCGCTGAAGCGCCTCGGCACTGACTACATCGATCTGTACTACCTGCACACGTGGGACCGCGTGACGCCGGTGGACGAGGTGATGCGAGCAATGGACGACGCCGTGCGCGCAGGCAAGATCCGCTATGTCGGCCTGTCGGATACACCGGCATGGTTCGCGGGCCGCGCCCAGACACTCGCCGACTGGCGAGGTTTCGAGCCGGTCGCGGCGATGCAGCTCGAATACTCGATGATCGAACGCAACGCGGAAAACGAATTCGCCGACCTCGCCGCCAACCTGGGGATGGGGCTCGTGCCCTGGAGCCCGCTCGGGATGGGTGTGCTGTCGGGCAAGTACCGACCGTCGCAAGGTAACCTCGCTGGTAACGTGTCCGGTAGCGGGCGCCTCGCAAGCCTCGCGAGCGCGCCGCCTCCGGGTTTCGACAAACTGACCGGGCGCAATTTCAGCATCGTCGCAGAACTGGAAGCCGTGGCGAACGAAGCCGGCCGGCCGATGGCACAGGTCGCCCTGAACTGGCTGCACCAGAAGCGCGGGGTGTCGAGCATCATCGTCGGCGCGACGAAGCCCGAGCAGTTGCAGGAGTCGCTCGGCTCGCTGGACTTCACGCTTGCGCCAGAATTCGTCGCGCGCCTGGACGCGGTGTCGGAACCCGCACGTCCTTTTCCGTACTACATGTTCGCGGACGGCCACCAGGCCCGCATCCACGGACAGGTCGAAGTGACCGGCAAGCCAGCCAGCTATGATCGTCCGGTACGCGTGCCCGCTCCGGCTCCGGCTCCGGCTGAAGCGCGCACCGACGAGACGCGCTAG